A stretch of Heterodontus francisci isolate sHetFra1 chromosome 1, sHetFra1.hap1, whole genome shotgun sequence DNA encodes these proteins:
- the LOC137369537 gene encoding uro-adherence factor A-like yields the protein MSLPNGKSLPSGKSLPSRKSLPSGKSLPSGKCLLGGNSLPGGKSQPSGNSPPGRKSLLGGKCLPSGKSVPSGRSLPSGTSLPIGKSLLGRKSLPSGKSPLGGESLLCVESLPSGKPQLGRESLLIGESLPGMESLLSGESLLGGESLLGGKSLLEGMSLPGGKTLPVGKSLPGGKSLPGGKSLPVRTSLLGGLSLPAGMSLPLGKSLLGGFSLPGGKSLPGGKSQPSGKSQLSGKSLPGRKTLPGGKSLPSGKSLLGGNSLPSGKSLPSGKSQPSGKSQLSGKSLPGRKTLPGGKSLPSGKSLLGGNSLPSGKSLPSGKSPPSGKSVPRGKSLPGRKSLLGEECLPGGKCLPSGKSLPSGKSPPSGKSVPSGKSLPGGKTLPSGKSLPSGKSLPGGKSLLGGKSLPSGKSLPSGKSLPSGKSLPSGKSLPVGKSQLSGKSLPSRMSLPSGKSLPSGKCLLGGNSLPGGKSLPSGNSPPGRKSLLGGKSLPSGKSLLCGKSVLSGMSPLGGKSLLSGKSLLGRNSLLGGESLLRVESLPSGKPQLGGKPLLGKESLLSGESLPGRKSLLGGKSLPSGKSVPSGRSLPSGKSLLGGKSLPSGKSPLGGKSLLGRNSLLGGESLLCVESLPSGKPQLGRESLLIGESLPGMESLLSGESLLGGESLLGGKSLLEGMTLPGGKSLPVGKSLPGGKSLPGGKSLSVRKSLLGGLSLPAGMSLPLGKSLLGGKSLLGGFSLPGGKSLPGGKSQPSGKSQPSGKSLPGRKTLPGGKSLPSGKSLLGGNSLPSGKSLPSGKSPPSGKSVPRGKSLPGRKSLLGEESLPGGKCLPSGKSLPGGKTLPSGKSLPSGKSLPGGKSLPVGKSLLGRRPLPSGKSLPSGKSLPSGKSLPSGKSLPSGKSLPSGKSLPSGKSLPSGKSLPAGKSLPSRKSLPSGKSLPSGKSLLGGKSLPSGNSLPGWKSLLGGKSLPSGKSLPSGKSAWWEDSAEWEISAGWEVSAEWEVPAEWEVPAWWEVSAVWEVRAEWEVSVGREVSAEREVSAGQEFSAAQGVSAGRGGSAEREDSAGQGVSAERPLPSGKSLPSGKSLPSGKSLPSGKSLPSGKSLPSGKYQLSGKSLPSGKSLPSGKSLPAGKSLPSRKSLPSGKSLPSGKSLLGGKSLPSGNSLPGWKSLLGGKSLPSGKSLPSGKSAWWEDSAEWEISAGWEVSAEWEVPAEWEVPAWWEVSAVWEVRAEWEVSVGREVSAEREVSAGQEFSAAQGVSAGRGVSAEREASAG from the exons ATGTCTCTGCCGAATGGGAAgtccctgccgagtgggaagtctctgccgagcaggaagtctctgccgagtgggaagtccctgccgagtgggaagtGTCTGCTGGGCGGGAATTCTCTGCCTGGTGGGAAGTCACAGCCGAGTGGGAATTCTCCGCCAGGCAGGAAatctctgctgggtgggaagtgtctgccgagtgggaagtccgtGCCGAGTGGGAGGTCTCTGCCGAGCGGGACGTCTCTGCCAattgggaagtctctgctgggcagGAAAtcactgccgagtgggaagtctccgtTGGGCGGGGAGTCTCTGCTGTGCGTggagtctctgccgagcgggaagcctCAGCTGGGCAGGGAGTCTCTGCTGATCGGGGAGTCTCTGCCGGGTATGGAGTCTCTGCTGAGTGGGGAGTCTCTGCTGGGCGGGGagtctctgctgggcgggaagtctctgctggaGGGGATGTCTTTGCCAGGCGGGAAGACTCTGCCTGTTGGGAAGTCTCTgcctggtgggaagtctctgccgggtgggaagtctctgccagtCAGGACGTCCCTGCTCGGTGGGTTGTCTTTGCCAGCCGGGATGTCTCTGCCTcttgggaagtctctgctgggtgggTTCTCTTTGccaggcgggaagtctctgccaggtGGGAAGTCTCAGCCGAGCGGTAAGTCTCAGctgagcgggaagtctctgccaggcaggaagactctgccaggcgggaagtccctgccaagtgggaagtctctgctgggcgggaaTTCCCTGcctagtgggaagtctctgccgagtgggaagtctcagcCGAGCGGTAAGTCTCAGctgagcgggaagtctctgccaggcaggaagactctgccaggcgggaagtccctgccaagtgggaagtctctgctgggcgggaaTTCCCTGcctagtgggaagtctctgccgagtgggaagtccccGCCAAGTGGGAAGTCTGTGCCGAGAGGGAAGTCTCTGCCAGGCAGGAAATCTCTGCTGGGTGAGGAGTGCCTGCCAGGAGGGAAGtgcctgccgagtgggaagtctctgccgagtgggaagtccccGCCAAGTGGGAAGTctgtgccgagtgggaagtctctgccaggcGGGAAAACTCTGcctagtgggaagtctctgccgagcgggaagtctctgcctggtgggaagtctctgctgggtgggaagtctctgccgagcgggaagtctctgccgagtgggaagtctctgccgagcgggaagtctctgccgagtgggaagtccctgccTGTAGGGAAGTCTCAGctgagcgggaagtctctgccgagcaggatgtctctgccgagtgggaagtccctgccgagtgggaagtGTCTGCTAGGCGGGAATTCTCTgcctggtgggaagtctctgccgagtgggaattcTCCACCAGGCAGGAAatctctgctgggtgggaagtctctgccgagtgggaagtctctgctgtgTGGGAAGTCCGTGCTGAGTGGGATGTCTCCGttgggtgggaagtctctgctgagcgggaagtctctgctgggcagGAATTCTCTGCTGGGCGGCGAGTCTCTGCTGCGCGTggagtctctgccgagcgggaagcctCAGCTTGGCGGGAAGCCTCTGCTGGGCAAGGAGTCTCTGTTGAGCGGGGAGTCTCTGCCTG GCAGGAAatctctgctgggtgggaagtctctgccgagtgggaagtccgtGCCGAGTGGGaggtctctgccgagcgggaagtctctgctgggcgggaaatcactgccgagtgggaagtctccgttgggcgggaagtctctgctgggcagGAATTCTCTGCTGGGCGGGGAGTCTCTGCTGTGCGTggagtctctgccgagcgggaagcctCAGCTGGGCAGGGAGTCTCTGCTGATCGGGGAGTCTCTACCGGGTATGGAGTCTCTGCTGAGTGGGGAGTCTCTGCTGGGCGGGGagtctctgctgggcgggaagtctctgctggaGGGGATGACTTTGccaggcgggaagtctctgcctgttgggaagtctctgcctggtgggaagtctctgccgggtGGGAAGTCTCTGTCAGTCAGGAAGTCCCTGCTTGGTGGGTTGTCTTTGCCAGCCGGGATGTCTCTGCCTcttgggaagtctctgctgggtgggaagtctctgctgggtgggTTCTCTTTGccaggcgggaagtctctgccaggtGGGAAGTCTCAGCCGAGCGGTAAGTCTCagccgagcgggaagtctctgccaggcaggaagactctgccaggcgggaagtccctgccaagtgggaagtctctgctgggcgggaaTTCCCTGcctagtgggaagtctctgccgagtgggaagtccccGCCAAGTGGGAAGTCTGTGCCGAGAGGGAAGTCTCTGCCAGGCAGGAAATCTCTGCTGGGTGAGGAGTCCCTGCCAGGAGGGAAGtgcctgccgagtgggaagtctctgccaggcGGGAAGACTCTGcctagtgggaagtctctgccgagcgggaagtctctgcctggtgggaagtctctgcctg TTGGGAAGTCCCTGCTGGGTAGGAGGCCTCTGccaagtgggaagtctctgccgagcgggaagtctctgccgagtgggaagtccctgccgagcgggaaatctctgccgagtgggaagtctctgccgagcgggaaatctctgccgagtgggaagtctctgccgagtggtaaGTCCCTGCCTgcagggaagtctctgccgagcaggaagtctctgccgagtgggaagtccctgccgagtgggaagtctctgctgggcgggaagtctctgccgagtgggaattcTCTGCCAGGCTGGAAatctctgctgggtgggaagtctctgccgagtgggaagtccctgccGAGTGGGAAATCTGCCTGGTGGGAAGACTCTGCCGAGTGGGAAatctctgctgggtgggaagtctctgccgagtgggaagtccctgccgagtgggaagtccctgcctggtgggaagtctctgctgtgTGGGAAGTCCGTGCCGAGTGGGAGGTCTCCGTTGGTCGGGAAGTCTCTGCtgagcgggaagtctctgctgggcagGAATTCTCTGCTGCGCAAGGAGTCTCTGCTGGGCGGGGAGGCTCTGCCGAGCGGGAAGACTCTGCTGGGCAGGGAGTCTCTgctga GAGGCCTCTGccaagtgggaagtctctgccgagcgggaagtctctgccgagtgggaagtccctgccgagcgggaaatctctgccgagtgggaaatctctgccgagtgggaagtaccAGCTGAGCGGGaaatctctgccgagtgggaagtctctgccgagtggtaaGTCCCTGCCTgcagggaagtctctgccgagcaggaagtctctgccgagtgggaagtccctgccgagtgggaagtctctgctgggcgggaagtctctgccgagtgggaattcTCTGCCAGGCTGGAAatctctgctgggtgggaagtctctgccgagtgggaagtccctgccGAGTGGGAAATCTGCCTGGTGGGAAGACTCTGCCGAGTGGGAAatctctgctgggtgggaagtctctgccgagtgggaagtccctgccgagtgggaagtccctgcctggtgggaagtctctgctgtgTGGGAAGTCCGTGCCGAGTGGGAGGTCTCCGTTGGTCGGGAAGTCTCTGCtgagcgggaagtctctgctgggcagGAATTCTCTGCTGCGCAAGGAGTCTCTGCTGGGCGGggagtctctgccgagcgggaagcctCTGCCGGGTAG
- the LOC137369024 gene encoding uro-adherence factor A-like — protein MESLLSAESLLGGESLLGGKSLLEGMSLPRGKSLPVGKSLPGEKSLPGGKSLPVGRSLLGRRSLPGGKSLPSGKSLLGGNSLPGGKYLPSGKSLPGRKSLLGEESLPGGKCLPSGNTLPGGKTLHSGKSPPSGKSLPSGKSLLGGKSLPGGKSQPSGKSQPSGKSLPVGKSLPSGKSLPSRKSLPSGKSLPSRKSLPGGKSLPSRKSLPSGNSLPGRKSLLGGKSLPRGKSLPSGKSLLGGKALPNWKSMLGGKSLLGGTSLPSGMSLPGGKTLRGGKSLPSGKSMLGGKSLPSGMSLLSGKSLPSGKPLPGGETLPGGKSQPSGKSLPRVGSLCRVGSLPGGKSLLGGKSLPSGKSLPSGKFLPSGKSLLGGKTLPSGKSLPSGKSLLGGKYLPSGKSLPSGKSLLGGKSLPNGKSMLGGKSLLGGKSLPSGMSLPGGKTLPGGKTLPGGKSLPSGKSMLGGKSPPSGKSLLGGKSLPSGKSLPSGKTLLGRKSLLGGKSLLEGMSLPGGKSLPVGKSLPGGKSLPGGKSLPVRKSLLGGLSLPAGMSLPLGKSLLGGKSLLGGFSLPGGKSQPSGKSQPSGKSQPSGKSLPGRKTLPGGKSLPSGKSLLSVKYLPSGKSLPSGKSLPSGKSLLGGKSLPSGKSLPSGKSLPSRKSLPSGKSVPSGRSLPSGTSLPIGKSLLGGKSLPSGKSPLGRKSLLSGKSVLGRNSLLGGESLLCVESLTSGKPQLGRESLLSGESLPVWGGSAEREASAGQGVSADRGFSAGYGVSAEWGVSAGRGVSAGREVSAGGDVFARREVSACWEVSAWWEVSAEWEISAGWEGPSELEVYAGWEVSAGRDVSAEWDVSARREDSARREDSARWEVSAEWEVYAGWEVSAEWDVSAEWEASARRRDSARWEVSAEREVSAER, from the exons ATGGAGTCTCTGCTGAGTGCGGAGTCTCTGCTGGGCGGGGagtctctgctgggcgggaagtctctgctggaGGGGATGTCTTTGCCACGCGGGAAGTCTCTGCCTGTTGGGAAGTCTCTGCCTGGTGAGAAGTCTCTGccaggtgggaagtctctgccagtCGGGAGGTCCCTGCTGGGTAGGAGGTCTCTGCCAGGCGGGAAGTCCCTGccaagtgggaagtctctgctgggcgggaaTTCCCTGCCTGGTGGGAAgtatctgccgagtgggaagtccctgccAGGCAGGAAATCTCTGCTGGGCGAGGAGTCCCTGCCAGGAGGGAAGTGCCTGCCGAGTGGGAATACTCTGCCAGGCGGGAAGACTCTGCATAGTGGGAAGTCTCcgccgagcgggaagtctctgccgagtgggaagtctctgctgg gcgggaagtctctgccaggtGGGAAGTCTCAGCCGAGCGGTAAGTCTCAgccgagtgggaagtccctgcctgtagggaagtctctgccgagcgggaagtctctgccgagcaggaagtctctgccgagtgggaagtctctgccgagcaggAAGTCTCTGCcgggcgggaagtctctgccgagcaggaagtctctgccgagtgggaattcTCTGCCAGGCAGGAAATCACTGCTGGGTGGGAAGTCCCTGCctcgtgggaagtctctgccgagtgggaaatcTCTGCTGGGTGGGAAGGCCCTTCCGAATTGGAAGTCTAtgctgggtgggaagtctctgctgggcgggacgtctctgccgagtgggatgtCTCTGCCAGGCGGGAAGACTCTGCgaggcgggaagtctctgccgagtgggaagtctatgctgggtgggaagtctctgccgagtgggatgtCTCTgctgagtgggaagtctctgccgagcgggaagcctCTGCCAGGCGGAGAGACTCTGCCAGGTGGGAAGTCTCagccgagcgggaagtctctgccgagag tgggaagtctctgccgagtgggaagtctgcctggtgggaagtctctgctcGGCGGGAAGTCCCTGCCAAGTGGAAAGTCTTTGCCGAGTGGGAAATTTCTGCCGAGTGGGAAATCTCTGCTGGGTGGGAAGaccctgccgagtgggaagtctctgccgagtgggaagtctctgctgggtgggaagtacctgccaagtgggaagtctctgccgagtgggaaatctctgctgggtgggaagtcCCTGCCGAATGGGAAGTCTAtgctgggtgggaagtctctgctgggcgggaagtctctgccgagtgggatgtCTCTGCCAGGCGGGAAGACTCTGCCAGGCGGGAAGACTCTGccaggtgggaagtctctgccgagtgggaagtctatgctgggtgggaagtctccgccgagtgggaagtctctactGGGCGGGAAGTCCCTGcctagtgggaagtctctgccgagtgggaagactCTGCTGGGCaggaagtctctgctgggcgggaagtctctgctggaGGGGATGTCTTTGccaggcgggaagtctctgcctgttgggaagtctctgcctggtgggaagtctctgccgggtgggaagtctctgccagtCAGGAAGTCCCTGCTCGGTGGGTTGTCTTTGCCAGCCGGGATGTCTCTGCCTcttgggaagtctctgctgggtgggaagtctctgctgggtgggTTCTCTTTGCCAGGCGGGAAGTCTCAGCCGAGCGGTAAGTCTCAGCCGAGCGGGAAGTCTCagccgagcgggaagtctctgccaggcaggaagactctgccaggcgggaagtccctgccaagtgggaagtctctgctgagtGTGAAGTAcctgccgagcgggaagtctctgccgagtgggaagtctctgccgagtgggaagtctctgctgggtgggaagtcactgccgagtgggaagtccctgccgagtgggaagtctctgccgagcaggaagtctctgccgagtgggaagtctgtgCCGAGTGGGAGGTCTCTGCCGAGCGGGACGTCTCTGCCAattgggaagtctctgctgggcgggaaatcactgccgagtgggaagtctccgtTGGGCAGGAAGTCTCTGCTGAGCGGGAAGTCTGTGCTGGGCAGGAATTCTCTGCTGGGCGGGGAGTCTCTGCTGTGCGTGGAGTCTCTGACGAGCGGGAAGCCTCAGCTGGGCAGGGAGTCTCTGCTGAGCGGGGAGTCTCTGCCTGTGTGGGGAGGctctgccgagcgggaagcctCGGCTGGGCAGGGAGTCTCTGCTGATCGGGGATTCTCTGCCGGGTATGGAGTCTCTGCTGAGTGGGGAGTCTCTGCTGGGCGGGGagtctctgctgggcgggaagtctctgctggaGGGGATGTCTTTGccaggcgggaagtctctgcctgttgggaagtctctgcctggtgggaagtctctgccgagtgggaaatcTCTGCTGGGTGGGAAGGCCCTTCCGAATTGGAAGTCTAtgctgggtgggaagtctctgctgggcgggacgtctctgccgagtgggatgtCTCTGCCAGGCGGGAAGACTCTGCGAGGCGGGAAGACTCTGccaggtgggaagtctctgccgagtgggaagtctatgctgggtgggaagtctctgccgagtgggatgtCTCTGCTGAGTGGGAAGCCTCTGCCAGGCGGAGAGACTCTGCCAGGTGGGAAGTCTCagccgagcgggaagtctctgccgagaggtaa